From one Triticum urartu cultivar G1812 chromosome 3, Tu2.1, whole genome shotgun sequence genomic stretch:
- the LOC125548305 gene encoding late embryogenesis abundant protein ECP63-like → MASEQDRREERAQAAAQKAADELAAARRDMHEPSSPGRRTGIFGSVQESARSLLGAVRDTFSGGVRNTTTAHDSHSTGAMGTAGEKVNEYGSYASQKAEEGKESASEMADAAAGKTKETKDAAVEKTREMADAAAGKTKETKDAAAEKARGAGKMVTEKARSAKDAALETKDAAADKASGAAETVTEKAKGAKDATVDTAEGAKEYMVDKKEDARRALAGSAKDSKGETKESAWQQGQDVRRRAAEKAEEARQRTHQPPEEERSKLATENIFGSAQGLTEAFKEKMTMPTDVIERKLAERKGTARDAGRGEALNADDVVMRVKEADQMTGTGFNDVGKMGEEGTGMKAALRADDEEDVMLRVKAADQMTGQAFNDVGPMGEEGTGWGPALRARKDA, encoded by the exons ATGGCGTCCGAGCAGGATCGCCGCGAGGAGCGCGCGCAGGCCGCGGCGCAGAAGGCGGCCGACGAGCTCGCCGCGGCCAGGCGGGACATGCACGAGCCCAGCAGCCCAGGACGGCGGACCGGCATCTTCGGCAGCGTGCAGGAGAGCGCGCGCTCCCTGCTGGGCGCCGTCCGCGACACCTTCTCCGGCGGCGTCCGGAACACAACCACGGCCCACGACAGCCACTCTACCGGCGCCATGGGGACCGCGGGGGAAAAAGTCAATGAGTACGGGAGCTACGCATCCCAGAAGGCCGAGGAAGGGAAGGAGAGCGCGAGTGAGATGGCGGACGCCGCCGCGGGGAAGACCAAGGAGACCAAGGACGCGGCGGTGGAGAAGACGAGGGAGATGGCGGACGCCGCCGCGGGGAAGACCAAGGAGACCAAGGACGCGGCCGCAGAGAAGGCGCGCGGCGCGGGGAAGATGGTGACGGAGAAGGCGAGGAGCGCCAAGGACGCTGCCTTGGAGACTAAGGACGCGGCGGCTGACAAGGCGAGTGGAGCGGCGGAGACGGTGACGGAGAAGGCCAAGGGCGCCAAGGACGCAACCGTTGATACAGCGGAGGGCGCCAAGGAgtacatggtggacaagaaggaGGACGCCCGGCGAGCGCTCGCCGGCTCGGCCAAGGATAGCAAGGGCGAGACGAAGGAGTCGGCGTGGCAACAGGGCCAGGATgtgcggcggcgggcggcggagaaGGCCGAGGAGGCCCGTCAGCGCACGCACCAACCACCGGAGGAGGAGAG GTCGAAGTTGGCAACGGAGAACATCTTCGGGTCGGCGCAGGGGTTGACGGAGGCGTTCAAGGAGAAGATGACGATGCCGACGGACGTGATCGAGCGGAAGCTCGCTGAGAGGAAGGGGACGGCAAGAGACGCGGGCAGGGGCGAGGCACTGAACGCGGACGACGTGGTGATGCGCGTGAAGGAGGCGGACCAGATGACCGGGACAGGGTTTAACGACGTCGGCAAGATGGGCGAGGAGGGCACCGGCATGAAGGCGGCACTGAGGGCCGACGATGAGGAGGACGTGATGCTGCGGGTGAAGGCGGCGGACCAGATGACAGGGCAGGCGTTCAACGACGTCGGCCCGATGGGCGAGGAGGGCACGGGATGGGGTCCGGCATTGAGGGCGCGGAAGGACGCCTGA